From Gemmatimonadota bacterium, a single genomic window includes:
- a CDS encoding GTPase Era, whose translation MAQGPKLMTRCGRIAIAGRPNVGKSSLLNALVGDRLAMVSPKAQATREPVIGLRSEGENQFIFEDLPGLLDPSYLLQRRMVALAVAAIERADVILHLHPAAEFPAPDLVTLLPSGVRPTHPVVVAYTKADVVPPAKRVAGQLYVSTEPVQGLDVLTAILARHLPERPWQYPGDDLGTQPVRFFVTEYLREAAFQHLEDEVPYSFASVVEEFREAADPIYIRTTLFVERESQKRILIGAGGRTIKSIGQHARLRLEQLLGGRVFLETWVKVVPHWRQSSEVLARLGFPEHS comes from the coding sequence ATGGCCCAAGGCCCCAAACTAATGACGAGATGCGGTCGAATTGCGATCGCCGGCCGGCCCAACGTCGGCAAGTCGTCGCTTCTGAACGCCCTGGTGGGCGACCGGCTGGCCATGGTGAGCCCGAAGGCCCAAGCCACCCGCGAACCCGTGATCGGCTTGCGCTCCGAAGGCGAGAATCAGTTCATCTTCGAGGATCTGCCGGGCCTCTTGGACCCGTCGTACTTGCTGCAGCGCCGAATGGTGGCGTTGGCGGTTGCCGCGATCGAGCGGGCTGACGTGATCCTGCACCTCCATCCCGCAGCCGAATTTCCCGCGCCTGATTTGGTGACCTTGCTGCCGAGTGGGGTCCGGCCAACCCATCCGGTCGTGGTGGCATACACCAAGGCCGATGTCGTTCCGCCGGCCAAGAGGGTGGCAGGGCAGTTGTATGTCTCGACCGAACCGGTGCAGGGACTCGACGTCCTCACCGCGATCCTCGCGCGGCATCTCCCGGAGCGGCCGTGGCAGTATCCAGGGGACGATCTCGGGACCCAGCCGGTCCGGTTCTTCGTCACGGAGTACCTCCGCGAAGCCGCCTTCCAGCACCTCGAAGACGAGGTCCCCTACTCGTTCGCTTCGGTGGTGGAGGAGTTCCGCGAAGCCGCCGACCCCATATACATTCGGACGACGCTTTTCGTCGAACGCGAGTCCCAAAAACGGATCTTGATCGGGGCTGGGGGCCGCACGATCAAATCCATTGGCCAGCATGCGAGGCTCCGGCTCGAACAACTGCTGGGCGGGCGGGTGTTTCTCGAGACCTGGGTCAAGGTGGTGCCGCATTGGCGTCAGTCGAGCGAGGTGCTCGCCCGTTTGGGATTTCCAGAACATTCATGA
- a CDS encoding Trm112 family protein: MSLAPELLEILVCPKCKGDLEHRPDEQVLICRACRLVYPIEDDIPVMLIDEARPL, translated from the coding sequence ATGAGCCTCGCGCCGGAATTGCTGGAAATCTTGGTGTGTCCGAAGTGCAAAGGGGACCTGGAGCACCGGCCGGACGAGCAGGTGCTGATTTGTCGCGCCTGCCGGCTGGTCTACCCAATCGAAGACGATATTCCCGTGATGCTGATCGACGAGGCCCGCCCGCTGTGA
- the cax gene encoding calcium/proton exchanger — protein sequence MSRLPAGLPNRRRYSRDADRRGPPAVTEGSLLERTVATATDLAASHRHNFVGTEHLLAGLLQDSDGFAATLIAKTGLDLGVVRAGLMDGLRQASESESAARLSVSRFAERALEMAKASAAADGRAAVEERDLLQVLIAQPKGRMAQLLKGDGTALLALRAALGTPPPAPAAPRPERKAPDRPEPKPKPAEAKPARPAREPRPPRGGPAPSQPRPPRGAPEPEERDPRPLRIARPDPPRRFRWSLLLLLAVPASVGLSMMNAAPILVFVTACVAVLPLAGLMGEATESLAERTGPTIGGLLNATFGNAAELIIAIVALKAGLIELVKASITGSILGNLLLILGLSFIAAGTKTPIVKFNRANAGMSAAMLALAVIGLVFPALFHATHGPPNATAELYLSEAVSVILIATYLLSLLFSLKTHRALFGGGDHPAIEPKWRVGPAIGILALATAGIVIESELLVHSVQSVTATFGLTQTFVGLVIIPIIGNAAEHATAIVVARKGQTDLALQIALGSSTQIALLVAPVLVFVGLFLGTDMNLVFPVFDVAALAVSTIVIAIITLDGETHWFEGAQLLAVYAMMAAAAFFI from the coding sequence TTGTCGCGCCTGCCGGCTGGTCTACCCAATCGAAGACGATATTCCCGTGATGCTGATCGACGAGGCCCGCCCGCTGTGACCGAAGGCTCCCTGCTCGAACGAACCGTGGCCACCGCCACGGACCTAGCCGCCAGTCATCGCCACAACTTCGTTGGCACCGAGCACCTCCTGGCGGGGCTGTTGCAGGACTCCGATGGGTTTGCCGCCACGCTCATTGCGAAGACCGGCCTCGATCTTGGGGTGGTCCGGGCCGGTTTGATGGATGGCCTCCGACAGGCCTCCGAGTCGGAATCGGCGGCGCGACTGTCCGTCAGCCGGTTTGCCGAGCGGGCCCTCGAAATGGCCAAGGCCTCGGCGGCGGCCGACGGTCGGGCCGCAGTGGAAGAGCGGGACCTGCTCCAGGTCTTGATTGCCCAACCCAAGGGCCGAATGGCGCAGCTGCTCAAGGGCGATGGGACGGCATTGCTGGCGCTTCGGGCGGCGCTCGGAACGCCGCCGCCCGCACCGGCGGCCCCGAGGCCCGAACGGAAGGCGCCGGACCGGCCCGAGCCCAAGCCAAAGCCGGCCGAGGCCAAGCCGGCCCGGCCTGCCCGGGAACCCAGGCCGCCGCGGGGGGGACCGGCCCCCTCTCAGCCGAGGCCGCCCCGGGGGGCTCCGGAGCCTGAGGAACGGGATCCTCGGCCGCTCCGGATTGCCAGGCCGGATCCGCCCAGGCGGTTTCGGTGGTCGCTCCTGTTGCTGCTCGCGGTGCCCGCGAGTGTCGGTCTCAGCATGATGAACGCGGCCCCCATCCTCGTCTTCGTGACGGCGTGCGTCGCGGTCTTGCCGCTGGCGGGCTTGATGGGTGAGGCCACTGAATCGTTGGCGGAACGGACCGGCCCGACGATTGGCGGGTTGCTCAACGCCACGTTCGGCAACGCCGCCGAATTGATTATCGCGATCGTAGCCCTCAAGGCCGGTCTGATCGAGCTGGTCAAGGCCTCGATTACCGGCAGCATTCTCGGGAACCTGTTGCTGATTCTCGGACTCTCGTTCATTGCTGCCGGCACCAAAACGCCGATCGTGAAGTTCAACCGGGCCAATGCCGGGATGAGCGCCGCGATGCTCGCCCTCGCGGTGATTGGCTTGGTCTTTCCGGCGCTGTTTCATGCCACGCATGGGCCGCCGAACGCCACCGCTGAATTGTATTTGTCCGAGGCGGTGTCGGTCATCCTGATCGCCACGTACCTCTTGTCGCTCCTGTTCTCGCTCAAGACCCATCGAGCCCTGTTCGGCGGCGGCGATCATCCGGCCATCGAGCCCAAGTGGCGGGTTGGGCCGGCGATTGGGATTCTGGCGCTGGCCACGGCCGGGATCGTGATCGAATCCGAGCTGCTGGTCCACTCGGTGCAGTCGGTGACGGCCACCTTCGGTCTGACCCAGACCTTCGTCGGGCTGGTCATCATCCCGATCATCGGGAACGCCGCGGAGCATGCCACGGCCATCGTGGTGGCCCGGAAGGGTCAGACCGACCTGGCCCTCCAGATCGCCCTTGGATCAAGCACACAAATCGCACTTTTGGTGGCACCGGTCCTGGTGTTTGTCGGGTTATTCCTGGGCACCGACATGAATTTGGTCTTCCCGGTGTTCGATGTCGCGGCGCTCGCAGTGTCGACCATCGTGATTGCAATTATCACCTTGGACGGCGAGACCCATTGGTTCGAAGGGGCCCAATTGCTAGCGGTTTATGCCATGATGGCGGCCGCCGCTTTCTTCATTTGA
- a CDS encoding diguanylate cyclase, with protein MRNRPTILMFGLAGKPVPELVQTWATEKDFPIEILDQPDDVESIILRGHPCFLVVDGDAADGMGPELVRRLKSDSFTAIVPTLVLATQHHPDRTRQWFAAGAEEILTEVFPPEEQRARLDALLVRSQRDVSVHPSTRLPGAPEIDREIRRRLDATLDFAVCYADLDHFKEYNDRYSYNDGDRVIYMLSRILHDVAKGLLGPRGFVGHIGGDDFIFIIPASEISLVCTEILSVFDTLVPYQYNEQDRRAGYYLGKDRRGPLHRVPLMTLSVGIVTNRHRSFAHPAEVSELATEMKSYAKTLPGSVFVVDLRQARSDEK; from the coding sequence GTGAGGAATCGCCCGACCATCTTGATGTTTGGCCTGGCGGGAAAGCCGGTCCCCGAGTTGGTCCAGACATGGGCCACGGAGAAGGATTTCCCCATCGAGATCCTGGACCAGCCGGACGACGTCGAGTCGATCATTCTCCGGGGGCACCCCTGCTTCCTGGTGGTGGACGGCGATGCCGCCGACGGCATGGGCCCGGAGTTGGTCCGGCGTCTGAAGAGCGATTCCTTTACCGCAATTGTCCCGACCCTGGTTCTGGCCACCCAGCACCACCCGGACCGGACGCGACAGTGGTTCGCGGCCGGGGCGGAGGAGATCCTCACCGAAGTGTTCCCGCCGGAGGAACAGCGGGCCCGGCTGGACGCCCTCCTGGTTCGGAGCCAACGGGACGTCTCGGTCCACCCCTCGACCCGGCTGCCCGGCGCTCCCGAAATTGACCGCGAAATCCGGCGCCGGCTCGATGCGACCCTGGACTTCGCGGTGTGCTACGCCGACCTGGATCACTTCAAGGAATACAACGACCGGTACAGTTACAATGACGGCGACCGGGTCATCTACATGCTGTCCCGGATTCTTCACGATGTGGCCAAGGGGCTCCTCGGCCCGCGGGGCTTCGTCGGGCATATCGGCGGCGACGACTTCATCTTCATCATCCCGGCATCCGAGATTAGCCTGGTGTGCACCGAGATCTTGTCGGTGTTTGACACGTTGGTCCCATATCAGTACAACGAGCAAGACCGGCGGGCAGGGTACTACCTCGGCAAGGACCGTCGAGGGCCACTGCACCGGGTACCCTTGATGACGCTGTCCGTCGGCATTGTCACCAACCGCCACCGCTCGTTTGCTCACCCGGCTGAAGTGAGCGAACTCGCCACTGAAATGAAGAGCTACGCCAAGACCCTGCCTGGCTCTGTTTTCGTGGTTGATCTCCGGCAGGCACGTAGCGACGAGAAGTAG
- a CDS encoding peptide chain release factor 2 (programmed frameshift) — translation MADTAERLTTLDRRMTELRDFLDLPAKTERLAVLETDQLMPGFWANQERARVVVQEVKSLKGWIGPSADIARRLADARGLVELLAIEPDPDLAEDLEGEITALERATESFELKSMLQGADDHRDALLTVHPGAGGTESQDWAEMLTRMYRRWAEQHGYRVNVLDIEPGEEAGIKSASLEIIGEYAYGFLKAEKGVHRLVRISPFDSQARRHTSFASVFVYPEIDDTIEIDLRDEDIKMDVFRASGAGGQHVNKTSSAVRLTHMPTKTVVSCQQERSQHKNKETAMKMLRSALYQLKLEEQEAARAKVEATKTDNSWGNQIRSYVFQPYTMVNDHRTELKISDVQRVMDGDLDAFIRAYLKRFGRSIG, via the exons ATGGCCGATACTGCCGAGCGCTTGACGACGTTGGACCGGCGGATGACCGAACTTCGAGACTTTCTT GACTTGCCTGCCAAGACGGAGCGCCTCGCGGTTCTCGAGACCGACCAACTGATGCCCGGCTTTTGGGCCAACCAGGAGCGGGCTCGCGTGGTGGTGCAAGAGGTCAAGTCCCTGAAGGGATGGATCGGCCCGTCGGCCGATATCGCGCGCCGGCTCGCCGACGCTCGGGGTCTTGTTGAGTTGCTGGCGATCGAGCCGGACCCCGACCTGGCCGAGGACCTCGAGGGCGAGATCACGGCGCTGGAGCGGGCCACCGAGTCGTTCGAGCTCAAGTCGATGCTCCAGGGCGCGGACGACCATCGGGACGCGCTGCTGACGGTCCATCCCGGGGCCGGGGGTACTGAGTCGCAAGACTGGGCTGAGATGCTGACGCGAATGTACCGACGGTGGGCGGAACAGCACGGCTATCGGGTCAACGTGCTCGACATCGAACCGGGCGAAGAGGCCGGGATCAAGTCCGCGTCGCTCGAGATCATCGGTGAATATGCGTATGGGTTCTTGAAGGCGGAAAAAGGCGTCCACCGGCTGGTTCGGATTTCGCCGTTCGACTCCCAAGCCAGGCGGCACACCTCGTTCGCGTCGGTCTTCGTGTATCCGGAAATCGACGATACGATCGAAATTGACCTCCGGGACGAAGATATCAAGATGGATGTGTTCCGGGCCTCGGGGGCCGGCGGACAGCACGTCAATAAGACGTCCTCCGCGGTGCGCCTGACCCACATGCCGACCAAGACGGTGGTGTCGTGCCAGCAGGAGCGGAGCCAGCACAAGAACAAAGAAACCGCGATGAAGATGCTCCGCTCGGCCCTCTACCAACTCAAGCTGGAGGAACAGGAGGCGGCCCGTGCCAAAGTGGAAGCGACCAAGACGGACAACTCATGGGGCAATCAGATCCGGTCGTACGTGTTCCAGCCGTACACTATGGTGAATGACCATCGGACCGAGCTCAAGATCTCCGACGTTCAGCGGGTCATGGATGGCGATTTGGACGCCTTCATCCGGGCCTATCTCAAGCGGTTTGGAAGGTCGATCGGATGA
- the lysS gene encoding lysine--tRNA ligase, producing the protein MTSADERNYVEQARRDTRTQLEALGVRPYAYRFDRSHTASAAVAAYQDEMADAGPVVRVAGRVVALRSQGKTMFAHLEDHTGKVQVYIRQDQLGDQYAVAKLVDLDDFLGVSGQLFRTRTGEVTVKASAVEILTKSLKPLPRGKAQTSETGEVVTFGGVHDPEFRYRQRYADLAVHPEVRQVFVTRAAAIRFIRRFMDDRGYLEVETPILQPLYGGAAARPFVTHHNALDMPLYLRIADELYLKRLIVGGFDRVYEIGHDFRNEGMDRTHNPEFTMLEFYEAYADYTDMMAMMEAMIPGLVEHCRGSTTIDVEGRAIDFTPPWPRLPFAESVAERSGVDILTASESAMRDRLVQAGATREAAAAMTGGKLIDEMFKTFVEPHLIQPTFVTEHPVMISPLAKKHRSKPGVVERFELFVNGREIANAFSELNDPDDQRARFEDQVRQRAAGDDETQLYDADYVRALEYGMPPTGGLGLGIDRLVMLLTGQESIRDVILFPAMRPERVSGEEGGG; encoded by the coding sequence ATGACCAGCGCTGACGAACGGAATTACGTCGAGCAGGCCCGGCGCGACACTCGGACTCAACTCGAAGCGCTGGGCGTTCGGCCATACGCCTATCGGTTTGACCGGAGTCATACCGCCTCGGCTGCTGTGGCGGCCTACCAGGACGAGATGGCCGACGCGGGCCCGGTGGTTCGGGTCGCCGGCCGGGTGGTGGCGCTCCGTTCCCAGGGCAAGACCATGTTCGCCCACCTTGAAGATCACACCGGCAAGGTCCAGGTGTACATTCGCCAGGATCAGCTCGGTGACCAGTATGCGGTCGCCAAGCTGGTGGACCTCGATGACTTCCTGGGCGTTTCGGGACAGTTGTTCCGAACCCGGACCGGGGAGGTCACCGTGAAGGCCTCGGCGGTCGAAATCCTGACCAAGAGTCTCAAGCCGCTGCCTCGAGGCAAGGCCCAAACGTCGGAGACCGGTGAGGTCGTGACGTTCGGTGGCGTCCATGATCCGGAGTTTCGGTACCGGCAGCGGTATGCGGACTTGGCGGTGCATCCCGAGGTCCGCCAGGTGTTCGTGACTCGGGCCGCGGCCATTCGATTTATCCGGCGGTTCATGGACGATCGAGGCTACCTCGAGGTTGAGACGCCGATTCTGCAGCCCTTGTACGGTGGCGCGGCGGCCCGGCCGTTCGTCACCCACCACAACGCGCTCGACATGCCGCTCTACCTGCGGATTGCCGACGAACTCTATTTAAAGCGGCTGATCGTGGGCGGGTTCGATCGGGTGTACGAGATCGGCCACGACTTCCGTAACGAGGGCATGGACCGGACTCACAATCCGGAATTCACCATGCTGGAGTTCTATGAGGCCTACGCCGACTATACCGACATGATGGCCATGATGGAGGCGATGATTCCCGGTCTGGTCGAGCATTGCCGGGGAAGCACGACGATCGACGTGGAGGGCCGGGCCATCGACTTCACGCCACCGTGGCCGCGGCTCCCGTTCGCCGAGTCGGTGGCCGAGCGGTCCGGGGTTGATATTCTGACAGCGTCGGAGTCCGCGATGCGGGATCGGTTGGTCCAGGCGGGCGCCACGAGGGAGGCGGCGGCCGCCATGACCGGCGGCAAGCTGATTGACGAAATGTTCAAGACATTCGTGGAACCACATTTGATCCAGCCGACGTTCGTTACCGAGCATCCGGTGATGATCTCGCCGTTGGCCAAGAAGCACCGGTCGAAGCCGGGAGTCGTGGAGCGCTTTGAACTTTTCGTCAATGGCCGGGAGATCGCCAATGCCTTCAGCGAACTCAACGATCCGGACGATCAGCGGGCCCGGTTTGAGGATCAGGTCCGACAACGAGCGGCCGGTGACGACGAGACGCAACTCTACGACGCGGACTACGTGCGGGCCTTGGAATACGGGATGCCGCCAACCGGCGGGCTTGGCCTTGGGATCGACCGACTGGTCATGCTCCTGACCGGGCAGGAGTCGATCCGTGATGTGATCTTGTTTCCGGCCATGCGCCCGGAGCGGGTGTCCGGGGAGGAAGGCGGCGGGTGA
- a CDS encoding ABC transporter permease — MTPRQGWWPNAVERTIAVRYLRGRPSSRFTSLNTKIATGGVAIGVAALVVVLGVMNGLHDDLRDKILIGNPHIHVLTYGANLKVDNWRAVLDSVRQDPEVVAAAPEVLVKGLLINSSNYPAGVDVVGFDPDTGAVAVTTLPQAVAGGALSFTPTSDTVDGGIILGYRLAERQSVLVGDIVTLFSAGDIGKINRALGVRTPRPWVFEVTGTFNTGMYQYDDQFAVVRLDVGQRVAGLGTAVSGIQVRVTDAWRAQTVARRLEDRLGYPYRTSAWQDQNQSLFGAMKLEKIGMGLIITFISIVAAFNILGTLTMIVGERTREIGILLAMGLTSRSIGRIFVTQGAVIGVVGTGLGLVAGLVLGFILDGSALIRIDPSVYFIDHLPVHTEPLDVALVVLVSFAITLAATIPATRSASRLEPVAAIRHE, encoded by the coding sequence GTGACGCCGCGGCAGGGATGGTGGCCGAACGCGGTCGAGCGCACGATTGCGGTTCGGTATCTCCGGGGGCGCCCGTCCTCGCGGTTTACCAGCCTCAACACCAAGATCGCCACCGGTGGCGTCGCCATCGGGGTAGCGGCGCTCGTCGTTGTCTTAGGAGTCATGAACGGGCTCCACGACGATCTCCGGGACAAGATCCTGATCGGCAACCCCCACATTCATGTGTTGACCTACGGGGCCAACCTCAAGGTCGACAACTGGCGGGCGGTGCTCGATTCGGTTCGGCAGGATCCCGAGGTGGTGGCGGCGGCCCCCGAAGTGCTCGTCAAAGGGCTGCTCATCAATAGCTCGAACTACCCGGCCGGTGTGGATGTCGTTGGATTCGATCCGGACACCGGGGCGGTGGCGGTGACGACACTTCCCCAGGCGGTGGCCGGCGGGGCGCTGTCGTTCACCCCCACATCCGACACCGTCGACGGTGGCATCATCTTGGGCTATCGCCTCGCCGAGCGGCAATCAGTCCTGGTTGGGGACATCGTCACTCTGTTTTCGGCCGGCGACATCGGGAAGATCAACCGGGCATTGGGCGTTCGAACCCCGCGGCCGTGGGTCTTCGAAGTCACCGGGACGTTCAACACCGGGATGTACCAGTACGATGACCAGTTTGCGGTGGTGCGGCTCGACGTCGGCCAGCGCGTGGCCGGTCTTGGGACGGCCGTCTCGGGGATTCAGGTCCGGGTTACCGACGCGTGGCGGGCCCAGACCGTGGCGCGGCGGCTTGAAGACCGGCTCGGCTATCCGTACCGAACGTCGGCCTGGCAGGATCAGAACCAGAGTCTGTTTGGCGCGATGAAACTCGAGAAGATCGGCATGGGTCTCATCATCACGTTCATTTCGATCGTGGCGGCGTTCAACATCCTCGGCACTCTGACCATGATCGTGGGCGAGCGGACCCGGGAAATCGGTATCCTCCTGGCCATGGGCCTGACCTCGCGGTCGATTGGGCGAATTTTCGTGACTCAGGGGGCGGTCATTGGGGTCGTTGGGACCGGCCTGGGTCTGGTCGCCGGCTTGGTCCTGGGGTTCATCCTCGATGGATCAGCGCTGATCCGGATCGACCCGTCGGTGTATTTCATCGATCACCTGCCGGTGCACACCGAACCGCTCGATGTGGCGCTGGTCGTCTTGGTGAGCTTTGCGATTACCCTGGCCGCCACGATCCCGGCGACCCGATCCGCCTCGCGGCTCGAACCGGTGGCAGCGATTCGTCACGAATGA